The Halarchaeum grantii genome contains a region encoding:
- the dcd gene encoding dCTP deaminase, with amino-acid sequence MILSDADLLDRMEAGDLVVEPLDDPELQIQPASIDVRLGKRFLEFQHANIPCIHPTDETEVEEYVDETYIEDDEEFILHPGDFVLGTTKERVEVPPDLVAQVEGRSSLGRLAIVVHATAGFIDPGFRGKITLELSNLGTAPVALSPGMRISQLVFTELATPADRPYGSGRGSKYQDQDGPQASRIQGDEEFGGDQHDRRGGR; translated from the coding sequence ATGATACTCTCCGACGCCGACCTCCTCGACCGGATGGAGGCCGGCGACCTCGTCGTCGAGCCGCTCGACGACCCCGAACTCCAGATACAGCCCGCGAGTATCGACGTCCGACTCGGCAAGCGCTTCCTCGAGTTCCAGCACGCGAACATCCCCTGCATCCACCCGACCGACGAGACCGAGGTCGAGGAGTACGTCGACGAGACCTACATCGAGGACGACGAGGAGTTCATCCTCCACCCCGGCGACTTCGTCCTCGGGACGACGAAGGAGCGCGTCGAAGTCCCGCCCGACCTCGTCGCGCAGGTCGAGGGGCGCTCCTCGCTCGGCCGACTCGCCATCGTCGTGCACGCGACCGCGGGCTTCATCGACCCCGGATTCCGCGGGAAGATCACGCTCGAACTCTCCAACCTCGGTACCGCGCCCGTCGCGCTCTCGCCCGGCATGCGCATCAGCCAACTCGTCTTCACGGAGCTCGCGACGCCCGCCGACCGGCCCTACGGGAGCGGGCGCGGCTCGAAGTATCAGGATCAGGACGGCCCGCAGGCCTCGCGCATCCAGGGCGACGAGGAGTTCGGCGGCGACCAGCACGACCGCAGGGGTGGGCGCTAG
- the pth2 gene encoding peptidyl-tRNA hydrolase Pth2 has translation MKQVIAARTDLGMGRGKLAAQVAHAALQAAEKADPDAVRAWKDAGQPKIVVKVGSEDELLGVAEEARRAGLPSAIVRDAGRTELEPGTATTCAVGPAPGNQVDAVTGDLSLY, from the coding sequence ATGAAGCAGGTCATCGCCGCCCGGACCGACCTCGGGATGGGGCGGGGGAAGCTCGCCGCGCAGGTCGCTCACGCCGCCCTCCAGGCGGCCGAGAAAGCGGACCCCGACGCCGTCCGCGCGTGGAAGGACGCCGGGCAGCCGAAGATCGTCGTGAAGGTCGGCTCCGAGGACGAACTCCTCGGCGTCGCGGAGGAGGCGCGGCGCGCCGGCCTCCCGAGCGCGATCGTCCGGGACGCCGGCCGCACCGAGCTCGAACCCGGCACCGCGACGACGTGCGCGGTCGGCCCCGCGCCCGGCAATCAGGTGGACGCCGTCACGGGCGACCTCTCGCTCTACTGA
- the truD gene encoding tRNA pseudouridine(13) synthase TruD, giving the protein MREAHPLERAVGMEYYASDAPGTGGSLRESAADFRVRELEAFDTEPADADTGDYPHLVFRATLTNWDTNGFARDLSNKLGISRERVSWAGTKDRNAVTTQLFSVRGVAADDLPEVSNAELDVVGRAGRPIRFGDLRGNDFTIVVRDADSEPVAAVTDELAAFGGDCGDGDAGTSTTVGVPNYFGQQRFGSYRAITHEVGLHVLRGEWEDAVMTYVGNPSEHEPPETREARARVEEERDWSAAIEAFPRHLRYERAVLNTLAENGGRSAGDFREALETFPSNLQRLFVHAAQSYVFNLILSERLERGLPFDRAVEGDVVCFADDDGDPVLPDTDRRQRVTGRRVDVVNRHVERGRAFVTAPLVGTDTEFGDGEPGEIERGVCETVGVEPGDFDLPGAFDSTGTRRAILLTTDLDVTRDPLTFDFALPKGSYATVLLREYLKAGPLDL; this is encoded by the coding sequence ATGCGCGAGGCCCACCCGCTCGAGCGCGCGGTCGGCATGGAGTACTACGCGAGCGACGCGCCCGGCACCGGCGGGTCGCTGCGCGAGTCGGCCGCCGACTTCCGCGTGCGCGAACTCGAGGCCTTCGACACCGAACCCGCGGACGCCGACACCGGCGACTACCCGCACCTCGTCTTCCGCGCGACGCTCACGAACTGGGACACGAACGGCTTCGCGCGCGACCTCTCGAACAAGCTCGGTATCAGCCGCGAGCGCGTCTCGTGGGCGGGGACGAAGGACCGCAACGCCGTCACCACACAGCTCTTCAGCGTGCGCGGCGTCGCCGCCGACGACCTCCCCGAGGTCTCGAACGCGGAACTCGACGTCGTGGGGCGCGCCGGCCGCCCCATCCGCTTCGGCGACCTCCGGGGGAACGACTTCACCATCGTCGTCCGCGACGCCGACTCGGAGCCCGTGGCGGCGGTCACCGACGAACTCGCGGCGTTCGGCGGTGACTGCGGTGACGGCGACGCCGGGACGAGCACGACCGTCGGCGTCCCGAACTACTTCGGCCAGCAGCGCTTCGGGAGCTATCGCGCGATCACCCACGAGGTCGGCCTCCACGTCCTCCGGGGGGAGTGGGAGGACGCCGTGATGACGTACGTCGGGAACCCCTCCGAGCACGAACCGCCGGAGACCCGCGAGGCCCGCGCGCGCGTCGAAGAAGAGCGCGACTGGAGCGCGGCCATCGAGGCGTTCCCGCGCCACTTGCGCTACGAGCGCGCCGTCCTGAACACGCTCGCGGAGAACGGCGGAAGGAGTGCGGGGGACTTCCGCGAGGCCCTCGAGACGTTCCCGTCGAACCTCCAGCGCCTCTTCGTGCACGCCGCCCAGTCCTACGTCTTCAACCTGATCCTCTCCGAGCGCCTCGAGCGCGGCCTGCCGTTCGACCGAGCGGTCGAGGGCGACGTCGTCTGCTTCGCCGACGACGACGGCGACCCCGTCCTCCCCGACACGGACCGCCGCCAGCGCGTCACCGGGCGGCGGGTCGACGTCGTGAACCGCCACGTCGAGCGCGGGCGCGCGTTCGTCACCGCGCCCCTCGTCGGCACCGACACCGAGTTCGGCGACGGCGAACCCGGGGAGATCGAGCGCGGGGTCTGCGAGACGGTCGGCGTCGAGCCCGGCGATTTCGACCTCCCGGGCGCGTTCGACTCCACGGGGACGCGGCGCGCGATCCTCCTCACCACGGACCTCGACGTCACGCGCGACCCGCTGACGTTCGATTTCGCGCTCCCGAAGGGGAGCTACGCGACCGTGCTCCTGCGCGAGTACCTCAAGGCCGGCCCGCTCGACCTCTGA
- a CDS encoding DUF2103 domain-containing protein: protein MECSRCGTPLEKPGDYCLVCETRNADTVVVHADPDHATLTFLDEDDVVGRTDIATTPEEDADLEGRRLRNFAGRIADEVRRKRPEEVYVAGDRSVVQAVRADLHYTVYRVPEDDPVAAVLERRGERELDVVEKAPAEKIGGTHSTLIGGRVGQRAIREVAAHPHVKKVIPGPIEAGGSGARGGVRAKVTRADANGNVRLLIRDGSSVQENRVVTTAMDRETGERVRDDLNEALADADLDR, encoded by the coding sequence ATGGAGTGTTCGCGCTGCGGGACGCCTCTCGAGAAACCGGGCGACTACTGCCTGGTCTGCGAGACCCGCAACGCGGACACCGTCGTCGTGCACGCCGACCCCGACCACGCGACGCTGACGTTCCTCGACGAGGACGACGTCGTCGGCCGGACGGACATCGCCACCACACCCGAGGAGGACGCCGACCTCGAGGGGCGACGCCTGCGGAACTTTGCGGGCCGGATCGCCGACGAGGTGCGCCGCAAGCGCCCCGAGGAGGTGTACGTCGCGGGCGACCGGTCGGTCGTGCAGGCGGTGCGCGCCGACCTCCACTACACCGTCTACCGCGTCCCCGAGGACGACCCCGTGGCGGCCGTCCTCGAACGCCGCGGGGAGCGCGAGCTCGACGTCGTGGAGAAGGCGCCAGCGGAGAAGATCGGCGGCACGCACAGCACGCTCATCGGCGGGCGCGTCGGCCAGCGCGCCATCCGCGAGGTCGCCGCGCACCCGCACGTGAAGAAGGTGATTCCCGGCCCCATCGAGGCGGGCGGCTCGGGCGCTCGCGGCGGCGTCCGCGCGAAGGTGACGCGCGCGGACGCGAACGGGAACGTCCGCCTCCTCATCCGCGACGGGTCGAGCGTGCAGGAGAACCGCGTCGTCACGACGGCGATGGACCGCGAGACCGGCGAGCGGGTGCGCGACGACCTGAACGAAGCGCTCGCGGACGCGGACCTCGACCGATAG
- a CDS encoding thiamine-phosphate synthase family protein has protein sequence MRFLEEVVVEEFLPTYRSLLAAALRERGLTQQAVADLLGVSQSAVSKYAKGDVGVRDAIADDERVQAHVAEVADGLADGTLSRVGALAEAEALVRDLEAPGDVLADIHAEQMPELAGMDVDFRGTGEDALREREHVLADVRRGVRLLERTSGFATLIPAVGSNLVECLADAETPEDVAGVPGRIFDVMGRAEVPADPEFGVSEHVALVLLAARDAGSDARAALNVAYSEETIAALAERGLSPVEFPAEAEDLRAEIRAVVDANPEARVLYQTGGFGVEPNVYVLGDDAPDAVAAVRDLL, from the coding sequence ATGCGCTTCCTCGAAGAGGTCGTCGTCGAGGAGTTCCTCCCGACGTATCGCTCGCTGCTCGCGGCGGCGCTCCGCGAGCGCGGTCTCACGCAGCAGGCGGTCGCCGATCTTCTCGGTGTGAGCCAGAGCGCGGTCTCGAAGTACGCGAAGGGCGACGTCGGTGTTCGCGACGCCATCGCCGACGATGAGCGCGTGCAGGCGCACGTCGCGGAGGTCGCGGACGGCCTCGCGGACGGCACGCTCTCCCGGGTCGGCGCGCTCGCGGAGGCCGAAGCGCTCGTCCGCGACCTCGAAGCCCCCGGGGACGTCCTCGCGGACATCCACGCCGAGCAGATGCCGGAGCTCGCGGGGATGGACGTCGACTTCCGGGGGACGGGCGAGGACGCCCTCCGCGAGCGCGAGCACGTCCTCGCAGACGTCCGTCGCGGCGTCCGCCTCCTCGAGCGCACCTCGGGGTTCGCGACGCTCATCCCGGCGGTCGGCTCGAACCTCGTGGAGTGTCTCGCGGACGCCGAGACGCCGGAGGACGTCGCGGGCGTCCCGGGGCGCATCTTCGACGTGATGGGGCGCGCTGAGGTCCCCGCCGACCCCGAGTTCGGCGTCTCCGAGCACGTCGCGCTCGTCCTGCTCGCCGCCCGCGACGCGGGGAGCGACGCGCGAGCCGCGCTCAACGTCGCGTACTCCGAGGAGACGATAGCGGCGCTCGCCGAACGCGGGCTCTCACCCGTCGAGTTCCCGGCGGAGGCCGAGGACCTGCGCGCGGAGATACGCGCGGTCGTCGACGCGAACCCGGAAGCGCGCGTCCTCTACCAGACCGGCGGCTTCGGCGTCGAGCCGAACGTCTACGTGCTCGGCGACGACGCGCCCGACGCCGTCGCGGCCGTCCGCGACCTCCTCTAG